In Streptomyces sp. SN-593, a single genomic region encodes these proteins:
- a CDS encoding ADP-ribosylglycohydrolase family protein codes for MSAATRAGGRSRPVGDGHDAEDGGQARDRVARERVEGLLLGLAAGDAAGWPAARHRAARMPEWTRRLTRELDTFAEQNATTTLPVPIALNQPPEPLRLGPSDDAEWAAFTAESVLSARGALLSDLSRDRRVRAAVDLAWMSLAAEISTAAARAAEVESAVIPLRARISVRAGLGNLATGLRPPATGHDNPHFFDDAACGRACVLAVVHPGDPAAAADLAEYDARYTQDGDGVHGARAMAAAVALALAGASAEDCVRAALAELPDGSEISRNAEHAVALARAARAAEPDGHARAFGLVPLLEHQIVDHVYSYGIAAAETVPVALALVLAADGAVAEAVPATACLSRVADSAPALAGALAGALGGAAGLPVSWRDACRTLPGCALPRLAGTDLVDLAGRLAGVEPETGPYGVERTAPNPSSYGDPQAAFGAPATVPAPASGSVPAPAAPAPAPAPAPAPNAEPHAPVTDVTEGPGSNETHA; via the coding sequence ATGAGCGCCGCGACGAGGGCCGGCGGACGAAGCCGTCCCGTCGGCGACGGGCACGACGCGGAGGACGGCGGCCAGGCGCGGGACCGGGTGGCGCGGGAGCGGGTCGAGGGCCTGCTGCTCGGGCTCGCCGCCGGCGACGCCGCGGGGTGGCCGGCAGCGCGCCACCGCGCCGCGCGGATGCCGGAGTGGACGCGCCGGCTGACCCGCGAGCTGGACACGTTCGCGGAGCAGAACGCGACCACCACCCTGCCGGTGCCGATCGCCCTCAACCAGCCGCCGGAGCCGCTGCGGCTGGGGCCCTCGGACGACGCGGAGTGGGCGGCGTTCACCGCCGAGTCGGTGCTGTCCGCGCGCGGCGCGCTCCTCAGCGACCTCAGCCGCGACCGCCGGGTGCGGGCCGCGGTGGACCTGGCCTGGATGTCGCTGGCCGCCGAGATCTCCACGGCCGCCGCCCGCGCCGCGGAGGTGGAGTCCGCGGTGATCCCGCTGCGCGCCCGCATCTCGGTGCGCGCCGGGCTCGGCAACCTCGCCACCGGGCTGCGGCCGCCCGCCACCGGACACGACAACCCGCACTTCTTCGACGACGCGGCGTGCGGACGCGCCTGCGTGCTCGCCGTGGTGCACCCCGGCGACCCGGCCGCGGCCGCCGACCTGGCGGAGTACGACGCGCGCTACACGCAGGACGGCGACGGCGTGCACGGCGCCCGGGCGATGGCAGCCGCGGTCGCGCTGGCGCTGGCCGGCGCGTCCGCCGAGGACTGCGTGCGGGCCGCGCTGGCCGAGCTGCCGGACGGCTCGGAGATCTCCCGCAACGCCGAGCACGCGGTCGCGCTCGCCCGGGCCGCGCGCGCCGCCGAACCCGACGGCCACGCGCGGGCGTTCGGCCTGGTCCCGCTGCTGGAACACCAGATCGTGGACCACGTCTACAGCTACGGCATCGCCGCCGCGGAGACGGTGCCGGTCGCGCTGGCCCTGGTGCTGGCCGCCGACGGCGCGGTGGCCGAGGCGGTGCCGGCCACCGCCTGCCTGTCGCGGGTGGCGGACTCCGCGCCCGCGCTGGCCGGCGCGCTGGCCGGCGCGCTCGGCGGCGCCGCCGGGCTGCCCGTCTCGTGGCGGGACGCGTGCCGGACCCTGCCGGGTTGCGCGCTGCCGCGGCTGGCGGGCACCGACCTGGTGGACCTGGCCGGGCGGCTGGCCGGCGTCGAACCGGAGACGGGCCCCTACGGGGTGGAGCGGACCGCACCGAACCCGTCGTCGTACGGCGACCCGCAGGCCGCGTTCGGCGCGCCTGCGACCGTACCGGCGCCGGCGTCCGGGTCCGTCCCGGCCCCCGCCGCACCCGCACCCGCACCCGCACCCGCACCCGCACCGAACGCCGAGCCCCACGCCCCTGTCACGGATGTCACGGAAGGACCCGGAAGCAATGAAACTCACGCTTGA
- a CDS encoding ribokinase, with product MSTDPTAPAQGSGRRGEPPPGRARIVVLGSANMDLAAYTRVAPARGETVTGEAFRTVAGGKGANQAIAAARAGGAVRFVGAVGDDDFGPRLRAALDGAGVDTGPLRTVPGPSGIAHIVVDGEGHNAIVVVPGANGTVTGLADGDEEVIASAGALLLQLELPLAGVVAGARAARRHGVRTVLTPAPAQPLPDELLAATDLLVPNEHEAAALSGCSDPRAAARALLDAVPEVVVTLGAAGCLYATRGREPLAVPALPAKAVDTTAAGDTFVGALAVALGEGRPVRDALAWATAASALSVEREGASSSMPSRARIDERAAPGAHAAGRPGMPPPR from the coding sequence ATGAGCACCGATCCGACCGCTCCGGCGCAGGGCTCCGGCCGCCGCGGCGAGCCACCGCCCGGCAGGGCCCGCATCGTGGTGCTGGGCAGCGCCAACATGGACCTGGCGGCCTACACGCGGGTGGCGCCGGCGCGCGGCGAGACCGTCACCGGGGAGGCGTTCCGCACCGTGGCCGGCGGGAAGGGCGCCAACCAGGCGATCGCGGCCGCGCGGGCGGGCGGCGCGGTGCGGTTCGTCGGCGCGGTGGGCGACGACGACTTCGGGCCGCGGCTGCGCGCCGCGCTCGACGGCGCCGGGGTGGACACCGGCCCGCTGCGCACGGTGCCCGGGCCGAGCGGCATCGCCCACATCGTGGTGGACGGCGAGGGCCACAACGCGATCGTGGTGGTGCCGGGCGCGAACGGCACGGTGACCGGTCTCGCCGACGGCGACGAGGAGGTCATCGCCTCGGCCGGCGCGCTGCTGCTCCAGCTCGAACTTCCGCTGGCCGGCGTCGTCGCGGGCGCCCGGGCCGCCCGCCGGCACGGCGTCAGGACCGTGCTCACGCCCGCGCCGGCCCAGCCGCTGCCGGACGAACTCCTCGCGGCGACCGACCTGTTGGTGCCCAACGAGCACGAGGCCGCCGCGCTCAGCGGCTGCTCCGACCCGCGCGCCGCGGCCCGCGCGCTGCTCGACGCGGTGCCCGAGGTGGTGGTGACGCTGGGCGCGGCGGGCTGCCTGTACGCCACGCGCGGCCGCGAGCCGCTCGCGGTGCCGGCCCTGCCGGCGAAGGCGGTGGACACCACCGCGGCGGGCGACACCTTCGTGGGCGCGCTCGCGGTCGCGCTCGGCGAGGGGCGGCCGGTGCGGGACGCGCTGGCGTGGGCGACGGCCGCCTCGGCGCTGTCGGTGGAGCGCGAGGGCGCGTCGTCCTCGATGCCGTCGCGCGCGCGGATCGACGAGCGGGCGGCGCCCGGCGCCCACGCCGCCGGACGACCGGGGATGCCACCGCCCCGATGA
- a CDS encoding HpcH/HpaI aldolase/citrate lyase family protein — protein MTWLYVPGDRPDVVAKALRSGADVVLVDLEDAVAPARKEYARAATAELLAGPVPGPARVHVRVNALDGPFLTADLAALAGLPGLGGLRLPKVTGPGDVASVLERYADLAGTDAAVPGLYPLLESALGLENAFAIATASPAVRGIALGEADLRADLGVAGEDALGWPRVRTVVAARAAGLAPPAQSVYPDVRDLEGLDASCRRGRDLGFVGRTAIHPRQLPVIARAYLPTPEQVEAARETVDAAAASPGALALPDGRFVDPAVVAGARRVLALAARAQARP, from the coding sequence CTGACCTGGCTCTACGTCCCGGGGGACCGGCCCGACGTGGTGGCGAAGGCACTGCGTTCGGGCGCGGACGTCGTCCTGGTCGACCTGGAGGACGCGGTGGCCCCCGCCCGCAAGGAGTACGCGCGGGCCGCCACCGCCGAGTTGCTCGCCGGCCCGGTGCCGGGACCGGCGCGCGTGCACGTGCGCGTCAACGCCCTGGACGGCCCCTTCCTCACCGCGGACCTCGCGGCCCTCGCCGGGCTGCCGGGGCTCGGCGGGCTGCGGCTGCCGAAGGTGACCGGGCCCGGCGACGTGGCGTCGGTGCTGGAGCGGTACGCCGACCTGGCCGGGACGGACGCCGCCGTACCGGGCCTGTACCCGCTGCTGGAGTCGGCGCTCGGCCTGGAGAACGCCTTCGCCATCGCCACCGCCTCCCCCGCGGTGCGCGGTATCGCACTGGGCGAGGCCGACCTGCGCGCCGACCTCGGCGTGGCCGGGGAGGACGCGCTCGGCTGGCCACGGGTCCGGACCGTGGTGGCCGCCCGAGCGGCGGGGTTGGCCCCGCCCGCCCAGTCCGTCTACCCCGACGTCCGCGACCTGGAGGGCCTGGACGCGTCCTGCCGCCGCGGCCGCGACCTCGGCTTCGTCGGCCGCACCGCCATCCATCCCCGCCAGCTCCCGGTCATCGCCCGCGCCTACCTCCCCACCCCCGAGCAGGTGGAGGCCGCCCGCGAGACGGTGGACGCGGCCGCCGCCTCTCCCGGTGCCCTGGCCCTCCCCGACGGCCGGTTCGTCGATCCCGCGGTGGTGGCCGGCGCCCGCCGCGTCCTCGCCCTCGCCGCCCGCGCGCAGGCCCGCCCCTGA
- a CDS encoding carbohydrate ABC transporter permease, producing MSATDAAGPAAVPAPPAPPRAPAPDGSPGAGRRTARRRAGRAGQYLALLCYLVFLAFPLLWLVSTAFKSPQELGSVHPTWLPRHPTLDNFRTAFDEQPLLHSALNSLLIAGISAVVSVAVAVPAAYAMVRFRSVVSRAGTGWILVSQMFPLVLVIIPLFMVLKNLHLIDSRLGLGLVYVVWTLPFALWMLQGYVRAVPVSLEEAAAIDGCSRARALRSVVLPLLTPGLVATLMFSFVTAWNEFFFGLVLLKSPEKQTMSVILTHFLGAEGAADLGPLAAASVLATLPSLLFFALLQKRLVGGMMTGAVKG from the coding sequence ATGAGCGCGACCGACGCGGCCGGCCCGGCCGCCGTACCCGCTCCCCCGGCGCCCCCGCGGGCCCCCGCACCGGACGGCTCGCCGGGCGCGGGGCGGCGCACCGCCCGCCGCAGGGCGGGCCGCGCGGGGCAGTACCTCGCGCTGCTGTGCTACCTGGTCTTCCTGGCCTTCCCGCTGCTGTGGCTGGTCTCGACGGCGTTCAAGTCCCCGCAGGAGCTGGGCTCGGTGCACCCGACGTGGCTGCCCCGGCACCCCACGCTCGACAACTTCCGGACCGCCTTCGACGAGCAGCCGCTGCTGCACTCCGCGCTCAACAGCCTGCTGATCGCCGGGATCTCCGCCGTCGTGTCGGTGGCGGTCGCGGTGCCCGCCGCGTACGCGATGGTGCGGTTCCGCTCGGTCGTCAGCCGGGCCGGCACCGGCTGGATCCTGGTCAGCCAGATGTTCCCTCTGGTGCTCGTCATCATCCCGCTGTTCATGGTCCTGAAGAACCTGCACCTGATCGACTCCCGGCTCGGCCTCGGCCTGGTCTACGTGGTGTGGACGCTGCCGTTCGCGCTGTGGATGCTCCAGGGCTACGTCCGGGCGGTGCCGGTCTCGCTGGAGGAGGCCGCCGCGATCGACGGGTGCAGCCGGGCCCGGGCGCTGCGCAGCGTGGTGCTGCCGCTGCTCACCCCCGGCCTGGTGGCCACGCTGATGTTCTCCTTCGTCACCGCGTGGAACGAGTTCTTCTTCGGCCTGGTCCTGCTCAAGTCCCCGGAGAAGCAGACGATGTCCGTGATCCTGACCCACTTCCTGGGCGCCGAGGGCGCCGCGGACCTCGGTCCGCTCGCCGCCGCGTCGGTGCTCGCCACACTGCCCAGCCTGCTGTTCTTCGCGCTGCTGCAAAAGCGCCTGGTCGGCGGCATGATGACCGGGGCGGTGAAGGGCTGA
- a CDS encoding ADP-ribosylglycohydrolase family protein, translating to MRVTWVQVEDLVGHELRQAGEDGRDAADVRARWLAAGGHLAPEWAGASPDPAAPGLRALAEQLLDELASLPSPLAEREPTGTAGLRAAVPAPPRAAPVERPDALAERLEAAWLGRAVGCVLGKPVEKLPLDGIRAIAVSTGNWPLRGYFTEVGLDPRVAARFPWNRRSRPTSLAENIDGMPEDDDLNYPLLGLMLLEAHGHGFGTRDVARLWLDELPAGRTFTAERIAYRNLLAGLEPPRTAEWRNPFREWIGALIRADVFGWTRPGDPAAAADEARRDAVLTHTANGVYGAMFAAAAVARAAGGGTDVHACLAAGLDVVPPASRLAAAVRLGIGLARAEPSGTAEGFATVVDELHRRFRGHHWVHVLPNVALLAAALTHADGDFAGSVCRVVSGGWDTDSNGATAGSVTGLLAGSPAALPGEWTRPLRNRLASTVGGFDGIGFDALARRTAALAVLPTGTTGTTGAASTTDAAGAAGPHPRGHDAPAHRAPVRGPSEEDAR from the coding sequence CTGCGGGTGACCTGGGTTCAGGTGGAGGACCTGGTCGGGCACGAACTGCGGCAGGCCGGTGAGGACGGGCGGGACGCGGCCGACGTGCGCGCGCGCTGGCTGGCCGCCGGCGGGCACCTCGCGCCGGAGTGGGCCGGGGCGTCGCCCGACCCCGCGGCCCCCGGGCTGCGCGCCCTCGCGGAGCAGTTGCTCGACGAACTGGCGTCGCTGCCGTCGCCGTTGGCGGAACGGGAGCCGACCGGGACCGCCGGCCTCCGCGCGGCCGTACCCGCCCCGCCCCGGGCGGCGCCGGTCGAGCGCCCGGACGCGCTGGCCGAGCGGCTGGAGGCGGCCTGGCTGGGCCGGGCGGTGGGCTGCGTGCTGGGCAAGCCCGTGGAGAAGCTGCCGCTCGACGGCATCCGGGCGATCGCGGTGTCCACCGGGAACTGGCCGCTGCGCGGCTACTTCACCGAGGTGGGCCTGGACCCGCGGGTCGCCGCCCGCTTCCCGTGGAACCGCCGCAGCCGCCCCACCTCGCTGGCCGAGAACATCGACGGGATGCCCGAGGACGACGACCTCAACTACCCGCTGCTCGGGCTGATGCTGCTGGAGGCGCACGGCCACGGCTTCGGCACGCGGGACGTGGCGCGGCTGTGGCTGGACGAGCTGCCCGCGGGCCGCACCTTCACCGCCGAGCGGATCGCGTACCGCAACCTGCTGGCGGGACTGGAGCCGCCGCGCACCGCCGAGTGGCGCAACCCGTTCCGGGAGTGGATCGGTGCGCTGATCCGGGCGGACGTCTTCGGCTGGACCCGCCCCGGCGACCCGGCCGCCGCGGCGGACGAGGCGCGGCGCGACGCCGTGCTGACCCACACCGCCAACGGCGTGTACGGGGCGATGTTCGCCGCCGCCGCGGTGGCCCGCGCGGCCGGTGGCGGCACCGACGTGCACGCCTGCCTGGCCGCGGGCCTGGACGTGGTGCCGCCCGCCTCCCGGCTGGCCGCCGCGGTCCGGCTCGGCATCGGCCTGGCCCGCGCCGAGCCGTCCGGCACCGCCGAGGGCTTCGCCACCGTCGTGGACGAGCTGCACCGGCGCTTCCGGGGCCACCACTGGGTGCACGTCCTGCCCAACGTGGCGCTGCTCGCCGCCGCCCTCACCCATGCCGACGGCGACTTCGCCGGCTCCGTCTGCCGCGTCGTGTCGGGCGGTTGGGACACCGACTCGAACGGCGCGACGGCCGGGTCGGTCACGGGTCTGCTCGCGGGGTCGCCCGCCGCGCTGCCCGGCGAGTGGACCCGCCCGCTGAGGAACCGGCTGGCCAGCACGGTCGGCGGGTTCGACGGCATCGGCTTCGACGCGCTCGCCCGCCGTACCGCCGCGCTCGCCGTCCTGCCGACCGGTACGACCGGTACGACCGGGGCGGCCAGTACGACTGATGCGGCCGGTGCGGCCGGTCCGCATCCGCGGGGGCACGACGCTCCCGCGCACCGCGCCCCCGTCCGGGGCCCGTCCGAGGAGGACGCCCGATGA
- a CDS encoding ADP-ribosylglycohydrolase family protein yields MSTTPASTGGFDPSGPPTAGPSGTATAPPSGDTRHPRPVPGSPRDHARGALTGLAVGDALGAPAENMKPSQIRRRWGRIEDFVSEDPAGTDDTEYAILSGLLLARYGAALTTGDVEAAWHVWIADRDEGPFRGAGFSERGTLENLRRGLASPITAQHRHAWSDGLAMRAAPYGVFAAGRPAEAARLVAIDGTVSHEGEGIYGGQAVAAGVAAAMAGGDCSAVITAALSVVPEDSWTARSLRRAVTVARRVRLDPALGVLDRERALRSAVVIGGYPWTDLAPEAVGLAFGAFALADGEFTRSVLTAVNMGRDADTTAAVAGALAGTLGGYGAIPARWSAAIKPVTGSCLPAMAGYHVRDIADLLAPGEPLPGPAQRIAS; encoded by the coding sequence ATGAGCACAACTCCCGCCTCCACCGGCGGCTTCGACCCCTCCGGTCCCCCGACCGCGGGCCCGTCCGGCACGGCGACCGCACCGCCGTCCGGCGACACCCGCCACCCCCGTCCCGTACCGGGCAGCCCCCGTGACCACGCGCGCGGCGCGCTCACCGGGCTGGCCGTCGGCGACGCCCTCGGGGCGCCGGCCGAGAACATGAAGCCGTCCCAGATCCGGCGGCGCTGGGGCCGGATCGAGGACTTCGTCAGCGAGGACCCGGCCGGTACCGACGACACCGAGTACGCCATCCTGTCCGGCCTGCTGCTCGCCCGGTACGGCGCCGCGCTCACCACCGGCGACGTCGAGGCGGCCTGGCACGTGTGGATCGCCGACCGCGACGAGGGGCCGTTCCGCGGTGCCGGGTTCAGCGAGCGCGGCACCCTGGAGAACCTGCGCCGCGGCCTGGCCTCGCCGATCACCGCGCAGCACCGCCACGCGTGGAGCGACGGCCTGGCGATGCGCGCGGCACCGTACGGCGTCTTCGCGGCGGGGCGGCCGGCCGAGGCCGCGCGGCTGGTCGCGATCGACGGCACGGTCAGCCACGAGGGCGAGGGGATCTACGGCGGCCAGGCGGTCGCGGCCGGGGTGGCCGCGGCGATGGCCGGCGGCGACTGCTCCGCGGTGATCACCGCCGCGCTGTCGGTGGTGCCCGAGGACTCCTGGACCGCGCGCTCGCTGCGGCGGGCGGTGACCGTGGCCCGGCGGGTACGGCTCGACCCGGCGCTCGGCGTGCTCGACCGCGAGCGCGCGCTGCGCTCGGCCGTGGTGATCGGCGGCTACCCCTGGACCGACCTCGCGCCCGAGGCGGTCGGCCTGGCGTTCGGCGCGTTCGCGCTGGCCGACGGCGAGTTCACCCGCTCGGTGCTCACCGCCGTCAACATGGGCCGCGACGCCGACACCACCGCGGCGGTCGCCGGAGCGCTCGCCGGCACCCTCGGCGGGTACGGGGCGATCCCCGCGCGGTGGTCGGCCGCGATCAAGCCGGTGACCGGGAGCTGCCTGCCGGCCATGGCCGGCTACCACGTCCGCGACATCGCCGACCTGCTCGCCCCCGGCGAGCCGCTGCCCGGCCCGGCACAGCGGATCGCGTCATGA
- a CDS encoding ADP-ribosylglycohydrolase family protein, whose translation MKLTLEDRITGCLVGAAVGDALGGPVEGWTPEQITERHGGRVRGIVGPFYEQWRTARPIAPYHKGDGHVTDDTLMTHALVRVYAEVRDHLDAYSVADHLVPDLIGTPRWIPEMEAEALPLQRIFLAEKWIVARLHYGHVDPREAGVGNIVNCGAAMYMAPVGAVNAGNPAAAYTEALEVAAPHQSSYGREAAGVFAAAVAAAFTPGATAASVVEAALGLAKDGTRAAIEAVCERAAGLDDWEAALVPLREAVAPFDTVGPRYREPSLGARRPSRLHAIEELPVALGMLLVAGGGYERAVLGSVNYGRDCDSIATMSGAIAGALGGTGAVPAGWSDEVARASRLDLHTPAAELAAVTREVFDLDTARRRAHEAAFTALAEVR comes from the coding sequence ATGAAACTCACGCTTGAGGACCGCATCACCGGCTGCCTGGTCGGCGCCGCTGTCGGCGACGCCCTCGGCGGCCCGGTCGAGGGCTGGACGCCCGAGCAGATCACGGAGCGGCACGGCGGCCGGGTCCGGGGCATCGTCGGCCCCTTCTACGAGCAGTGGCGCACCGCGCGACCCATCGCGCCGTACCACAAGGGCGACGGGCACGTCACCGACGACACCCTCATGACGCACGCCCTGGTGCGGGTCTACGCCGAGGTCCGCGACCACCTCGACGCGTACAGCGTGGCCGACCACCTCGTGCCCGACCTGATCGGCACGCCGCGGTGGATTCCCGAGATGGAGGCGGAGGCGCTGCCGCTCCAGCGGATCTTCCTCGCCGAGAAGTGGATCGTGGCCCGGCTGCACTACGGCCACGTGGACCCGCGCGAGGCGGGTGTCGGCAACATCGTCAACTGCGGCGCCGCGATGTACATGGCGCCGGTGGGCGCGGTCAACGCCGGGAACCCCGCGGCCGCGTACACCGAGGCGCTGGAGGTGGCCGCGCCCCACCAGTCGTCGTACGGGCGGGAGGCCGCCGGCGTGTTCGCCGCAGCCGTCGCCGCGGCGTTCACGCCGGGGGCCACGGCCGCGTCCGTGGTCGAGGCCGCGCTCGGCCTCGCGAAGGACGGCACCCGGGCCGCGATAGAGGCGGTGTGCGAGCGGGCCGCCGGCCTCGACGACTGGGAGGCGGCGCTGGTGCCGCTGCGCGAGGCGGTCGCGCCCTTCGACACGGTCGGGCCGCGCTACCGCGAACCCTCGCTCGGCGCCCGCCGGCCCTCCCGGCTGCACGCCATCGAGGAGCTGCCGGTGGCGCTCGGCATGCTGCTGGTCGCGGGCGGCGGGTACGAGCGGGCCGTGCTCGGCTCGGTCAACTACGGCCGCGACTGCGACTCCATCGCCACGATGAGCGGCGCCATCGCCGGCGCGCTCGGCGGCACCGGTGCGGTCCCCGCCGGGTGGAGCGACGAGGTGGCCCGCGCCAGCCGACTCGACCTGCACACGCCCGCGGCGGAGCTGGCCGCGGTCACCCGCGAGGTCTTCGACCTCGACACCGCCCGCCGCCGCGCCCACGAAGCGGCCTTCACGGCGCTGGCGGAGGTCCGATGA
- a CDS encoding CaiB/BaiF CoA transferase family protein encodes MRVLDLATLFAGPGAATFLGDFGADVVKVEHPRKPDPSRGHGPSKDGVGLWWKHLGRNKRTMTLDLSTPGGRDVLLRLVASADVVIENFRPGTLERWGLGWEELSAANPRLVLARVTAFGQFGPYSGRPGFGTLAEAMSGFASATGEPEGPPTLPPFGLADSVAALATAYAVMAALAGRDRTGTGQVVDMAIIEPMLAVLGPQLVWYDQLGYVQPRMGNRSTNNAPRNTYRTADGAWLAVSSSAQSIAERVMRLVGRPELVDEPWFATGTGRAAHADEIDAAVGGWIAGHDRAEVVAAFEEAQAAVAPIYDVRDVMADPQYGALGTVASVEDAELGPMRMQNVLFRLSGTPGAIRWTGRPHGADTDAVLTELGLDGPRIAALRAEGAL; translated from the coding sequence ATGCGGGTCCTGGACCTGGCCACCCTCTTCGCCGGGCCCGGCGCGGCGACCTTCCTCGGCGACTTCGGCGCCGACGTGGTCAAGGTGGAGCACCCGCGCAAGCCGGACCCGTCGCGCGGCCACGGCCCGAGCAAGGACGGCGTGGGCCTGTGGTGGAAGCACCTCGGCCGCAACAAGCGCACCATGACGCTCGACCTGTCCACCCCCGGCGGCCGGGACGTCCTGCTCCGGCTCGTGGCGTCCGCCGACGTCGTCATCGAGAACTTCCGGCCGGGCACGCTGGAGCGCTGGGGCCTGGGCTGGGAGGAGCTGTCGGCGGCGAACCCCCGGCTGGTGCTGGCCCGGGTGACCGCGTTCGGGCAGTTCGGGCCGTACTCCGGGCGGCCCGGCTTCGGCACCCTCGCCGAGGCGATGAGCGGGTTCGCGTCGGCGACCGGGGAGCCCGAGGGCCCGCCCACGCTCCCGCCGTTCGGCCTCGCCGACTCCGTGGCCGCGCTGGCCACCGCGTACGCCGTGATGGCCGCCCTCGCCGGCCGGGACCGCACCGGCACCGGCCAGGTGGTGGACATGGCCATCATCGAGCCGATGCTCGCGGTGCTCGGCCCGCAGCTCGTCTGGTACGACCAGCTCGGCTACGTCCAGCCCCGGATGGGCAACCGCTCCACCAACAACGCGCCGCGCAACACCTACCGGACCGCCGACGGAGCGTGGCTCGCGGTGTCCTCCTCCGCGCAGTCGATCGCGGAGCGGGTGATGCGGCTGGTCGGGCGGCCGGAGCTGGTCGACGAGCCGTGGTTCGCCACCGGCACCGGCCGCGCCGCGCACGCCGACGAGATCGACGCCGCGGTCGGCGGCTGGATAGCCGGCCACGACCGCGCCGAGGTGGTCGCGGCCTTCGAGGAGGCGCAGGCCGCGGTCGCGCCGATCTACGACGTGCGGGACGTGATGGCCGATCCGCAGTACGGCGCGCTCGGCACCGTCGCGTCGGTGGAGGACGCGGAGTTGGGGCCGATGCGGATGCAGAACGTGCTGTTCCGCCTGTCCGGCACCCCCGGCGCGATCCGCTGGACCGGCCGCCCGCACGGTGCCGACACCGACGCGGTGCTGACCGAACTCGGCCTGGACGGGCCGAGGATCGCCGCGCTGCGGGCGGAGGGCGCGCTGTGA
- a CDS encoding ABC transporter substrate-binding protein codes for MRRRTLLTGAAAAAAAAGSGSLLSACGSSAGGGAPRLDFLSLAWQTESVKANKDLVAQWNARHPEVQVRYVQGSWDDVHDQLLTSFEGGAAPDIIHDEGVDLTDFGSGGYLADLTGLLPAALKSRIPQSTWDTARFDGALYGVPFLQEPKVLLANRTLLAGAGVRLPDAAHPWTWQEFEDICRELSHHGGGSADRYGTAWPMSSPVSLTLNLALTDGGRILYKDAGGDRTEVRFGSADSAFAELVRRQVGTDRSAPSSALALGGGDLLPGFFAGRYAMLPLGFSYRQQVQQQAPAHFDWVTLPLPVGQGAPDGGRAQGVSPQTLSVAKSCKHQEAAVEFIDFMTQTPHLVRLAQGDWMPPTGTAALRDPSLTTTKLGWDTGMAVSKYLTASPALSMRGYPEWSDKIATPALQQYYSGAISLDSLRGKLVRDGNRVFERYRG; via the coding sequence ATGCGCCGACGCACCCTCCTGACCGGCGCCGCCGCGGCCGCCGCGGCGGCCGGATCCGGCTCGCTGCTGTCGGCCTGCGGGTCCTCCGCCGGCGGCGGCGCGCCCCGGCTGGACTTCCTGTCGCTGGCCTGGCAGACGGAGTCCGTCAAGGCCAACAAGGACCTGGTCGCGCAGTGGAACGCGCGGCACCCCGAGGTGCAGGTCCGCTACGTGCAGGGGAGCTGGGACGACGTCCACGACCAGTTGCTGACGTCCTTCGAGGGCGGCGCGGCCCCCGACATCATCCATGACGAGGGCGTCGACCTGACCGACTTCGGCTCCGGCGGCTACCTCGCCGACCTCACCGGGCTGCTGCCGGCGGCCCTGAAGAGCCGCATCCCGCAGAGCACCTGGGACACCGCGCGGTTCGACGGCGCGCTGTACGGGGTGCCGTTCCTCCAGGAGCCGAAGGTCCTCCTGGCCAACCGCACGCTGCTGGCCGGGGCCGGCGTCCGGCTGCCGGACGCCGCGCACCCGTGGACCTGGCAGGAGTTCGAGGACATCTGCCGGGAGCTGTCCCACCACGGCGGCGGCTCCGCCGACCGCTACGGCACGGCCTGGCCGATGAGCTCGCCGGTCAGCCTGACGCTGAACCTGGCGCTGACCGACGGGGGCCGCATCCTCTACAAGGACGCGGGCGGCGACCGTACCGAGGTGCGCTTCGGCAGCGCCGACTCGGCGTTCGCCGAGCTGGTCCGCCGGCAGGTGGGGACCGACCGCTCCGCGCCCTCCAGCGCGCTGGCGCTCGGCGGCGGCGACCTGCTGCCCGGGTTCTTCGCCGGGCGCTACGCGATGCTGCCGCTGGGCTTCTCCTACCGGCAGCAGGTCCAGCAGCAGGCTCCCGCGCACTTCGACTGGGTCACCCTGCCGCTGCCGGTCGGCCAGGGCGCGCCCGACGGCGGGCGGGCCCAGGGCGTCAGCCCGCAGACCCTCTCGGTGGCGAAGTCCTGCAAGCACCAGGAGGCGGCGGTGGAGTTCATCGACTTCATGACCCAGACCCCGCACCTGGTACGGCTCGCCCAGGGCGACTGGATGCCGCCCACGGGCACCGCCGCGCTGCGCGACCCCTCGCTGACCACGACGAAGCTCGGGTGGGACACCGGGATGGCGGTGTCGAAGTACCTCACCGCGTCGCCCGCGCTGAGCATGCGCGGCTACCCGGAGTGGTCCGACAAGATCGCCACGCCGGCGCTCCAGCAGTACTACAGCGGCGCGATATCGCTGGACTCGCTGCGCGGCAAGCTCGTCCGCGACGGCAACCGCGTCTTCGAGCGGTACCGGGGGTGA